The window ccaacacaagctcaagacgtagcaagaaggatttctggcgccgtcgccggggagtctatgcaaaaagtcaacataccaagtacccatcacaatccctatctctcgcattaaattatttgccatttgcctctcgttttcctctcccccccaattcacccttgccgttttattcgccctctctctatcctccctctctatttgcctcttgtttgctcgcgtgctagtttgtttgcttgtcgtcatggctagtcctctttctgctcctatgtctcccgagtttgaagtccttcatttcaaacaaaagcaaggagaaaacttaaatgatgcttggtttagaataatggaatcttatcgtaaatgcaccctagaagtaaatttcagaattttgcttcgcaatttttatgttgggcttaatatatctcatagacaacttttggattgtgttgccaaaggcaattttattgaaattaaCCTGAGTATCGCTCATGAAATTATGGAAGGTATAGTAGGAACTTTACCTCAAAAAAGGGGCTCCATCATACCCAAGAGGAAACAaaagtttttgagaaaatttgcgaagtaactaagattttacaaaaatctcttgaacctcttaagagcgttagcggaaatcttcaccgcatgaatatgttaattactctttgcaataagcggttggattttttagatctcaagatctctgaatatgaagggaaacgtaaggaaCCTTCCGGATTCGAGCATAACATCACTAAAAAAATTAAGAatcaagatgacaatacctagatctatcctcgcttttatgtctagctagggacgttaaatgatagcgcttgttgggaagatGGATGACGGATACTCTAACCAGCTGAGCTATGGGACCCATACGTATAACCATATTATTAAACTGATAAAAATAAAAATTATTGGATTGGATTAGAGGAAACGATGGCGAACCTTTAATTAAAACAAAATTTCTGTCGCTAACCATCCGATGATCCGATCCGCCGGATAAAACTGGACGGCCAGATCGGCGCCTCTCCCACTCTCCTCCTGACCTCGCCGAAACCCCCCTTCCAAACTCCCACTCCCCGAACCCCGAAGgcgatccatggcggcggcgggtTGGCTCCGGCGAGCGGCATCGGCGGTGGCGTTGCCTCGCATGCCGTCTGGACTCACCATCATGCCACCCCCTCCCCCCGCTCCTCTCCCCGAGGCACAGTCCCTCGTGCTCCCCAGCCTCGGCGCCGCCATCGCCCCCGCGATGGAACTCATGGCCGTCCCCAAGAAGAAGGTCTCGTGGCTTATTCCCCCGTTTTATTCCGTGTTATTCTTGTCATTTACATGTGCGTGCTCTGGTTTCGGTGATCTCTTTGCCTTTGCTGTCGCGTAGTACCAAGACTCTAAGAGGATGCACTCTAGGTGTTCGGTGAAATGCCTGGTGCGTAGAAACTGGAAAGTGAGACATGTCGAAATGTTTCACCAGAGGAACATAGTTGATAGCATTATGGTGCAGATCACCTGCTTGTTGATTACTTGGTAGTTCAGTGACAGATATAGTGTTTGGCGTTTAAGTCAGTTTCAGTTAGAGCACAAAGTCTTATTCAGGGGTATGTTTGTTTATACTGATGTTTGAAGACATAAGTTCTAGTATTCAAACATATTTTTCATTCATGTACATGCAAATTTGCCAAAATGTGATGAACAAATTGATATTAATATCAATATTACCAACATATGGAGAACCTACAATCTCACATCCTCAACACTACTTATTAGGATAATCATATTTTGGCCTACTATCTATGTGTTCTTCAGACAGACTGTTCTTTGGTTTCTGCCTGTTGTCCTTGTACATAATCACCATTGCTGCCCTCATTCTTTCTTGTGCATTTCAGATCTCGAAATATAAGAGGGGTTTGAGAAATGGGCCCAGAGCCCTGAAGCCTGTTCCAGTGATTATCCGTTGCAGGTACAGTTAGAACTCGAGATATGCTTGTCGACGCTTCTAATTTGTTGTGTTCTTGCTAACTTTGTAATAAATCATTGTTGGATAAAAACAAATATCACATTTCCATGTGTAACAGTATTCTTGATTCTGATTGTTTTACTACTTAGTTAAACAACTGTTAGACTGGTTAGATGTAAAACCTGACTTTTAGTGATACAATTACCTTTTCGAATGTACAGAGAATA is drawn from Triticum dicoccoides isolate Atlit2015 ecotype Zavitan chromosome 4A, WEW_v2.0, whole genome shotgun sequence and contains these coding sequences:
- the LOC119284618 gene encoding uncharacterized protein LOC119284618, giving the protein MAAAGWLRRAASAVALPRMPSGLTIMPPPPPAPLPEAQSLVLPSLGAAIAPAMELMAVPKKKISKYKRGLRNGPRALKPVPVIIRCRCCGRVKLPHFYCCSGEKGNAGDSSS